The Anaerolineae bacterium genome has a segment encoding these proteins:
- a CDS encoding aspartate aminotransferase family protein has translation MQLETKSLVILEQALNTLETGFSELPDIEHNLDLDRLKNVLLAVAERMQNNYPYFHPYYAGQMLKPPHPVARLAYMLALWINPNNHALDGGRASSQMEKEAVADLAAMFGWKQFLGHLTGGGTMANLEALWVAGRLKPGMKVAASEQAHYTHRRISEVLQLDFQAVPCDNHARMDLDSLVKILDEGQVGAVVATIGTTGPGSVDPLPEILELREKYGFRLHADAAYGGYFSLVDNLDISTRKAFGRLGQVDSVVIDPHKHGLQPYGCGCILFKDPGVGRFYKHDSPYTYFSSAELHLGEISLECSRAGASAVALWATHRLLPPIPGGEFAASLAKSRQVALTLYHKLSNDNRFLTILKPELDIVVWAPRAKRASDISKLSKEIFQSAAKANLHLATFNYPTKLLKDIWPGVILDQDYVTCLRSCLMKPEHLDWLEQIWQILDSVA, from the coding sequence ATGCAACTTGAAACCAAAAGCCTGGTTATCCTTGAACAAGCGCTCAACACGCTGGAAACCGGATTTTCAGAACTGCCCGATATTGAGCACAACCTTGACCTGGATCGTCTCAAAAATGTTCTTCTGGCAGTGGCCGAAAGGATGCAAAACAACTACCCCTACTTCCATCCCTATTACGCCGGGCAAATGCTCAAGCCGCCGCATCCGGTGGCCCGGCTGGCCTATATGCTGGCGTTGTGGATCAACCCCAACAACCACGCCCTGGACGGGGGTCGCGCCAGCTCTCAGATGGAAAAAGAAGCCGTGGCCGACCTTGCCGCTATGTTTGGCTGGAAACAGTTTTTGGGACATCTTACCGGCGGCGGCACAATGGCTAATTTGGAAGCCCTATGGGTGGCCGGGCGGTTAAAACCGGGGATGAAAGTGGCAGCTTCGGAGCAGGCGCATTACACCCACCGCCGCATCTCGGAGGTGCTACAATTAGACTTTCAAGCCGTGCCTTGCGATAACCACGCCCGGATGGATCTTGACAGCCTGGTCAAAATTCTGGATGAAGGACAGGTGGGCGCCGTGGTGGCCACCATCGGCACTACCGGCCCCGGCTCGGTGGATCCGCTGCCGGAAATTTTGGAACTACGCGAGAAATACGGCTTCCGCCTTCACGCCGACGCCGCTTACGGCGGTTATTTTAGCTTGGTGGATAACCTTGATATTTCTACACGAAAAGCGTTTGGTCGTTTGGGTCAGGTTGATTCTGTGGTCATTGATCCCCACAAGCACGGTTTACAACCCTACGGCTGCGGCTGCATTCTTTTTAAGGACCCGGGCGTAGGCCGATTTTACAAACACGACTCGCCCTACACCTACTTCAGTTCTGCCGAGTTACACCTGGGCGAAATCAGTTTGGAGTGTTCCCGCGCCGGGGCTTCGGCGGTGGCGCTCTGGGCCACCCACCGGCTGCTGCCGCCTATTCCCGGCGGCGAGTTTGCGGCCAGCCTGGCCAAATCCCGCCAGGTCGCGTTGACCCTTTACCACAAACTCTCAAACGACAACCGTTTTTTAACTATACTCAAACCGGAATTGGACATTGTGGTTTGGGCGCCTCGCGCTAAACGGGCCAGCGACATCTCTAAATTATCAAAAGAAATCTTCCAGAGTGCCGCGAAAGCTAACCTACATTTGGCCACCTTTAACTATCCGACGAAACTATTAAAAGACATCTGGCCTGGCGTCATCCTGGATCAGGATTACGTCACCTGCCTGCGCTCCTGTCTTATGAAGCCGGAACATCTGGATTGGCTAGAACAAATTTGGCAGATATTAGACAGCGTAGCGTAG